A genomic region of Saimiri boliviensis isolate mSaiBol1 chromosome 20, mSaiBol1.pri, whole genome shotgun sequence contains the following coding sequences:
- the LSM11 gene encoding U7 snRNA-associated Sm-like protein LSm11: protein MEEPERGARSARAGSPVRPPSPRLDVSSDSFDPLLALYAPRLPPIPYPNAPCFNNVAEYESFLRTGVRGGGRGRGRGRARGAAAGSGVPAAPGPSGRTRRRPDAPAPDPERIQRLRRLMVTKEEGDGAAGAGRRGPGRSRKAPRNVLTRMPLHEGSPLGELHRCIREGVKVNVHIRTFKGLRGVCTGFLVAFDKFWNMALTDVDETYRKPVLGKAYERDSSLTLTRLFDRLKLQDSSKKEADSKSAVEDSTLSRYSQTSTWKLASVWGRGDTDRGSHKRSRSVPSSLQASAREESRSELSGRTTRTEGSSVGGTFSRATTLSRSQSRKKKRKPKVDYQQVFTRHINQIFIRGENVLLVHLAQ, encoded by the exons ATGGAGGAGCCGGAGCGGGGGGCGAGGTCGGCTCGCGCCGGGAGCCCCGTGCGCCCGCCCAGTCCGCGGCTGGATGTCAGCTCTGACAGCTTCGACCCGCTGCTGGCTCTGTACGCGCCCCGCCTGCCTCCCATACCCTACCCCAACGCCCCCTGCTTCAACAACGTGGCCGAATACGAGAGCTTCCTCAGGACCGGGGTCCGGGGcggcgggcgcgggcgcgggcgcgggcgggCTCGGGGCGCGGCCGCGGGCTCGGGGGTTCCCGCCGCTCCCGGGCCCTCGGGCAGGACTCGCCGCCGTCCGGACGCGCCCGCCCCGGACCCCGAGCGCATCCAGCGCCTCCGCCGTCTCATGGTGACCAAAGAGGAAGGGGACGGGGCCGCCGGAGCGGGCCGGAGGGGTCCGGGTCGGAGCAGGAAGGCGCCGCGCAACGTGCTCACGCGAATGCCCT TGCATGAAGGCAGCCCTCTGGGTGAACTCCATCGCTGTATCCGGGAGGGGGTGAAGGTGAATGTTCACATCCGCACTTTCAAGGGACTTCGGGGCGTCTGTACAGGCTTCCTTGTTGCATTCGACAAGTTCTGGAATATG GCACTTACTGATGTCGACGAGACCTACCGAAAACCTGTACTTGGCAAAGCATATGAACGCGATTCTTCACTAACTCTCACTAGG ttattTGATCGGCTGAAACTTCAAGATTCCTCCAAGAAGGAAGCAGATTCTAAGTCCGCAGTTGAAGATTCCACTCTGTCCAGATATTCACAGACATCCACTTGGAAGTTGGCTTCAGTGTGGGGAAGAGGAGACACTGACCGGGGCTCACACAAGCGTTCCCGCTCTGTCCCTTCTTCCCTGCAGGCCTCTGCAAGGGAGGAGTCCAGGTCAGAGTTGTCAGGGAGGACTACACGGACAGAAGGCTCCAGTGTGGGAGGTACCTTTTCCAGGGCTACCACCCTTTCCAGAAGCCAGTCCCGTAAGAAAAAGCGAAAGCCCAAAGTGGATTACCAGCAGGTGTTCACTCGACACATAAATCAGATTTTCATTCGAGGCGAGAATGTCCTGCTGGTTCATCTTGCACAGTGA